Proteins encoded together in one Peribacillus asahii window:
- a CDS encoding permease, translated as MFAGHFGVAAAVKNKAPELPLWSLLVSTQLLDIAFVPFNLAGIESMEPIGEGGYAHMMIYAFYTHSFVGALLLTILAACLAGVFWGKKSGTIIGAVVFSHWILDLIVHRPDLPILPGNAGNLPLLGFGLWESVPLSILIEFLLIAVGSFFYFKHALQSSGPERRGKGIAAGFIMTVFLFLSLAIDVFS; from the coding sequence ATGTTCGCCGGACATTTCGGAGTTGCTGCTGCAGTGAAAAATAAAGCACCAGAACTTCCGCTTTGGTCGCTGCTGGTCAGCACACAATTGCTCGACATTGCGTTTGTTCCATTTAATTTAGCTGGAATAGAGTCAATGGAGCCAATAGGTGAAGGCGGCTATGCCCACATGATGATATATGCATTCTATACTCATTCTTTCGTGGGAGCACTATTGCTTACTATTCTAGCAGCATGTCTTGCTGGAGTATTTTGGGGTAAAAAATCAGGAACTATTATAGGCGCTGTCGTATTTAGCCACTGGATACTAGATTTAATTGTTCATCGCCCGGATCTGCCTATTCTCCCAGGAAATGCAGGTAATCTTCCACTTCTTGGTTTCGGACTATGGGAATCTGTTCCCTTAAGCATTCTAATAGAATTTCTCTTAATTGCAGTCGGTTCTTTTTTTTATTTCAAGCATGCTCTTCAGTCATCAGGTCCTGAACGCAGAGGAAAAGGGATTGCAGCTGGATTTATCATGACTGTCTTTCTCTTCCTTTCTTTGGCCATTGACGTTTTCTCATAA